A region from the Brassica napus cultivar Da-Ae chromosome C8, Da-Ae, whole genome shotgun sequence genome encodes:
- the BNAC08G00630D gene encoding uncharacterized protein BNAC08G00630D has product MGFFSFLGRVLFASLFILSAWQMFNDFGTDGGPAAKELAPKLHLTKAHLSSRLGVALPDIEVKQVVWAIVGLKGLGGLLFVVGNVFGAYLLAVYLVVVSPILYDFYNFGPQDREFSLLFTEFLQSVALLGALLFFIGMKNSTTTSSSSSAKRNLKKRTPKPKAA; this is encoded by the exons atgggtttcttctcttttctcgGAAGAGTTCTCTTCGCTTCTCTATTCATCCTCTCCGCCTGGCAAAT GTTCAATGACTTTGGAACTGACGGTGGTCCAGCAGCTAAAGAGTTGGCTCCAAAGCTTCATCTGACCAAAGCACATCTCTCTTCCAGATTAGGAGTTGCATTGCCTGACATTGAG gtgAAACAAGTGGTATGGGCAATTGTTGGTCTGAAAGGACTTGGAGGCTTACTCTTTGTTGTTGGCAACGTCTTTGGTGCCTATCTTCTG GCTGTCTACTTGGTGGTCGTTAGCCCCATCCTATATGATTTCTACAACTTTGGACCTCAGGACCGCGAGTTCTCTCTTCTGTTTACCGAGTTCTTGCAG AGCGTTGCGCTTCTTGGGGCATTGctattttttatcggaatgaaGAATTCGACGACTAccagctcctcctcctccgccaaGAGGAACCTGAAGAAGAGGACACCAAAGCCTAAAGCTGCTTAG